One genomic region from Muriicola soli encodes:
- a CDS encoding amidase family protein, which translates to MGEIIKRVREIRVLILAFLAISIWGCKQEAPTSNDVVLWIPYNDSSEVAANADHENSRMRYKLIQSKVLDKNDVFRPLYGEVSKFTEEQYKALKPLILDQNIPGLQASVGAGKLTYEEIVLFYLYRIYTYELDNTTTLNTVIALNEAALEEARLRDKERKEGYHPIYGMPVLLKDNIGTDGMNTTAGAVVFAENNAPDAFIVNQLKAKGAIILGKVNLSEWAYYLCDGCPVGYSAFGGQTLNPYGRRIFETGGSSSGSGTSMAAQYAVAAVGTETSGSILSPSSQNSVVGLKPTIGLLSRSGIVPISSTLDTPGPMTRNVTDNAILLDAMMGRDSEDLSSVEKNFGKEWYSELSSIDLNGKRFGAFSNLMERDSIYRNTLDLLRSEGAEIIVLDPPRVAMDGFLSILNLDMRDDLPAYIEKNLNNTQEISVKSVADIMTYNLSDSLTRIPYGQGRFEAVVSDTTTTEELKSIKKTLEEKTRIFFNSAIDTHELDAILSINNFHAAYAAAAKYPALTIPMGYQPSGEPISLTFISRQFEEPELLKLGAAYERASNIRKSPEDYQ; encoded by the coding sequence ATGGGAGAAATTATTAAAAGAGTAAGAGAAATAAGAGTTCTAATACTGGCTTTTTTAGCGATCAGCATATGGGGATGCAAACAAGAAGCTCCTACCTCAAATGATGTGGTCCTGTGGATTCCCTATAACGATTCCTCGGAAGTGGCGGCGAACGCGGATCATGAGAATTCCCGTATGCGTTACAAGCTCATCCAGTCCAAAGTCCTCGATAAGAATGACGTTTTTCGGCCATTGTATGGGGAAGTATCGAAATTTACAGAAGAGCAATACAAAGCACTCAAGCCTCTTATCTTGGATCAAAATATTCCTGGCCTTCAGGCTTCGGTAGGGGCAGGAAAACTGACCTATGAAGAAATTGTTTTGTTCTACCTGTATCGGATTTACACCTATGAACTCGATAACACCACTACTTTAAATACTGTCATTGCTTTAAATGAGGCCGCGTTAGAAGAAGCCCGCTTACGGGATAAAGAACGTAAAGAAGGATATCACCCAATTTACGGGATGCCTGTACTTCTGAAAGACAATATCGGTACAGATGGAATGAATACTACTGCCGGGGCAGTGGTTTTTGCTGAGAATAACGCCCCGGATGCATTTATCGTAAATCAACTTAAAGCAAAGGGGGCAATCATCCTGGGGAAGGTGAACCTCAGTGAATGGGCCTATTACCTTTGTGACGGTTGCCCTGTAGGATACAGTGCTTTTGGAGGTCAGACCCTGAACCCCTACGGACGAAGAATATTTGAAACCGGGGGATCGAGTTCGGGTAGCGGTACTTCTATGGCTGCCCAGTATGCCGTGGCCGCTGTGGGTACGGAAACTTCAGGGTCTATCCTGTCCCCCTCAAGCCAGAATTCTGTCGTGGGGTTAAAGCCCACTATCGGCTTGTTGAGTAGGTCAGGGATCGTACCTATCTCCAGCACCCTGGACACCCCCGGACCCATGACGCGCAATGTGACAGACAATGCCATTTTATTGGATGCCATGATGGGGCGTGATTCTGAAGACCTCAGTTCGGTAGAGAAGAATTTTGGGAAGGAATGGTACAGCGAACTCTCTTCCATTGATCTCAATGGAAAACGATTCGGAGCATTTTCTAATTTGATGGAACGCGATAGTATTTACCGAAATACACTCGACCTCCTGCGAAGTGAAGGTGCCGAAATTATAGTTCTCGATCCCCCCAGGGTTGCCATGGACGGGTTTTTAAGTATTCTCAATCTCGACATGAGGGATGACCTTCCGGCTTATATTGAAAAGAATTTAAATAATACGCAGGAGATCAGCGTAAAGAGTGTTGCAGATATCATGACGTATAATCTTAGCGATAGCCTAACTCGCATACCATACGGGCAGGGACGATTTGAGGCTGTTGTCTCAGACACAACTACGACTGAGGAACTTAAAAGCATCAAAAAGACGCTGGAAGAAAAAACAAGAATATTTTTTAATTCGGCTATAGATACGCATGAGCTCGACGCGATCCTTTCAATAAACAATTTTCACGCAGCCTATGCAGCGGCGGCAAAGTACCCGGCATTAACCATTCCTATGGGTTATCAACCAAGCGGCGAACCCATCAGCCTTACCTTTATATCCCGGCAATTTGAGGAGCCCGAATTACTGAAACTGGGAGCAGCATATGAACGGGCAAGTAATATCAGGAAATCGCCCGAAGATTATCAATAA
- a CDS encoding fasciclin domain-containing protein, translating to MKKVIFILSTVALLLGTTQANAQNNSQDIVDIAVSVDDFSTLVTALKAADLVGALQGDGPFTVFAPVNSGFAKIDADALNSLLQPENKEKLAAILTYHVVSGKITATDVVNALEKGNGKAELTTLNGGKLTAVKKDGGIFLMDANGNYSKIAKTDVMASNGVIHIIEDVVMPQ from the coding sequence ATGAAAAAAGTAATTTTTATTCTTTCGACAGTTGCCTTATTGTTAGGAACAACTCAGGCTAACGCCCAAAACAATTCTCAGGACATCGTAGACATAGCAGTATCTGTTGACGATTTTTCAACTTTGGTTACTGCCCTAAAAGCTGCAGACCTTGTAGGTGCCTTGCAGGGAGACGGACCTTTCACAGTATTTGCACCTGTGAATTCAGGATTCGCCAAAATAGACGCTGATGCATTGAATTCATTATTGCAGCCTGAAAACAAGGAAAAATTGGCCGCCATCCTTACTTACCATGTGGTATCGGGAAAAATCACAGCTACAGATGTGGTCAATGCTTTGGAGAAAGGGAATGGAAAAGCCGAACTCACCACCCTCAATGGAGGAAAACTGACTGCAGTTAAGAAAGATGGAGGAATCTTCTTAATGGACGCAAACGGAAATTACAGTAAGATCGCCAAAACAGACGTAATGGCATCTAACGGAGTAATACACATAATCGAAGACGTGGTTATGCCACAATAA
- a CDS encoding anti-sigma factor, which translates to MDRKTIIEKGLLLDYLLGDLNAKDTLSVENALRADKVLQEEYNKLEADFERMAMDNAVDPPASVKHSLEKVLDKVEKFSDTPVKRLDSRSAFNTGRLLVAASLAAIFALTSFWFYNQWQNAEENVRLAREEQEQMRNTLQELSGEIQEVKTMYAILNDKDAIPLLLKGNSLAPEARAVAYLNHSKRSVVVNPKALPELSEEETYQMWADVDGEMISMGLLPTDEELVTLTYIDKAESLNITIEPKGGNDHPTVERLISNVYL; encoded by the coding sequence ATGGATAGGAAAACAATTATTGAAAAGGGACTTTTATTAGATTACCTTCTGGGCGATCTCAACGCCAAGGATACCTTGTCGGTAGAGAACGCATTGCGTGCCGATAAGGTTTTGCAGGAGGAATACAACAAACTCGAAGCCGACTTTGAGCGTATGGCTATGGATAATGCCGTGGACCCGCCGGCTTCGGTAAAACATTCATTAGAAAAGGTCCTGGATAAGGTTGAGAAATTCTCTGATACGCCCGTTAAGCGATTGGATTCCAGGAGTGCCTTTAATACCGGCAGATTACTCGTTGCGGCAAGTTTGGCTGCCATTTTTGCCCTCACCTCTTTCTGGTTCTACAATCAATGGCAAAATGCTGAAGAGAATGTTAGGTTAGCAAGGGAAGAGCAGGAACAAATGCGCAATACTCTGCAAGAGTTGTCTGGTGAGATACAGGAAGTGAAGACCATGTACGCCATCCTTAATGATAAAGACGCAATTCCGCTTCTCCTTAAAGGAAACAGTCTTGCTCCTGAAGCAAGGGCTGTGGCCTATTTAAACCATTCTAAAAGATCTGTGGTTGTGAATCCAAAAGCCCTACCCGAATTATCGGAAGAAGAAACCTATCAAATGTGGGCCGATGTAGATGGAGAAATGATCAGTATGGGCTTACTACCAACAGACGAAGAACTCGTAACCCTCACCTATATTGACAAGGCAGAATCCTTAAACATCACTATTGAGCCCAAAGGGGGAAATGATCATCCTACTGTAGAGCGCCTGATCTCCAATGTGTATTTATAG
- a CDS encoding RNA polymerase sigma factor yields MDDSLQINRLKSGDKDALYSLYDKYSGALYGVVLRMCRNKELSEDLLQEIFVTIWKKIDQFDPDKGKFYTWAYRIARNKTLNALRKTDLLIQTEDMSVYNGIEEEETSQNFEALNGVINNLEPHHQKVIELVYFKGYTHREAHKIMDVPLGTFKSYVRQALKQLQTNYPLTLWIVLTCLDVFDHG; encoded by the coding sequence ATGGATGATTCTCTTCAGATAAATCGCCTTAAAAGCGGAGATAAGGATGCCCTGTATTCTCTTTATGACAAGTACTCGGGAGCTCTTTACGGTGTTGTATTAAGGATGTGTCGTAACAAAGAATTATCAGAAGACCTGCTGCAGGAAATATTTGTTACTATCTGGAAGAAAATTGATCAATTTGATCCTGATAAAGGTAAATTTTACACCTGGGCGTACCGAATTGCGAGAAACAAAACCCTAAATGCTTTAAGAAAAACCGATCTCCTCATCCAAACGGAGGATATGAGTGTATATAATGGTATAGAGGAGGAGGAAACCAGTCAGAATTTTGAAGCACTGAACGGAGTGATAAATAATCTGGAGCCCCATCATCAAAAGGTAATTGAACTCGTTTATTTTAAGGGATACACGCACAGAGAGGCACATAAAATAATGGACGTACCCTTGGGGACCTTTAAATCGTATGTAAGACAGGCCTTAAAGCAGTTACAGACCAATTACCCTCTTACCCTCTGGATTGTATTAACGTGTTTAGATGTGTTTGACCATGGATAG
- a CDS encoding competence/damage-inducible protein A — protein MLAEIITIGDEILIGQIIDTNSAYLATELNKIGISVFQITSIQDEKEHILTALEEASGRAQLIFLTGGLGPTKDDITKLTLCEYFNDSMVLHEEVLKHIEYLFKTYISTPISEVNRKQAYLPSKAEPLHNKYGTAPGMWIEENGKVFVSLPGVPYEMKELLSKQVLPRITEKFRTPFILHKTIMTYGLGESAIAERIAEIEDTLPSYIKLAYLPNLGKVRLRLTAKGPDKAELERGMQEVSGKIYKTIGDLITGEEEEGTIEAVLGKLLLSKHKTMATAESFTGGKIAEQITAVPGASGYFIGGVVSYATRTKIDILKVPEALIEKHSVVSAEVASAMAENIRSMMNSDLGIATTGNAGPTKGDSDAPIGTVFIAVSSEKGTIVEKFSMGNHRVRIVQKGVHKAMEMLRQEILKF, from the coding sequence ATGCTCGCAGAAATTATCACAATTGGTGATGAAATCCTGATTGGCCAGATTATTGACACCAATTCTGCCTATCTCGCTACTGAGCTCAATAAAATAGGAATTTCTGTTTTCCAAATTACCTCAATTCAAGATGAGAAGGAGCATATCTTGACGGCTCTTGAGGAGGCCTCCGGGAGGGCACAGCTCATTTTTTTAACCGGCGGTTTGGGTCCTACCAAAGACGATATTACCAAACTCACCCTTTGCGAATATTTTAATGACAGTATGGTCCTCCACGAGGAGGTATTAAAGCATATTGAGTACCTTTTTAAAACCTATATCTCCACGCCTATATCTGAGGTCAATCGGAAACAAGCGTATTTGCCGTCCAAAGCTGAGCCGTTGCACAACAAATACGGTACAGCACCCGGGATGTGGATAGAGGAAAATGGAAAAGTTTTTGTTTCACTTCCCGGAGTGCCTTATGAGATGAAGGAACTACTGTCTAAACAGGTGCTCCCACGGATCACGGAAAAGTTTAGAACACCCTTCATCCTGCATAAGACCATAATGACTTACGGATTAGGTGAGAGCGCTATCGCCGAACGTATTGCGGAAATCGAAGACACCCTGCCCTCCTATATAAAACTGGCTTATCTGCCCAATCTGGGGAAAGTTAGGCTTCGGCTTACGGCCAAAGGCCCCGATAAGGCTGAACTGGAAAGAGGTATGCAGGAGGTTTCAGGAAAGATCTACAAAACCATTGGGGATTTAATTACCGGGGAAGAAGAGGAAGGAACTATAGAGGCTGTATTGGGGAAGCTACTCCTTTCCAAACATAAGACTATGGCCACCGCTGAGAGTTTTACCGGAGGGAAGATCGCAGAGCAAATTACTGCCGTACCTGGAGCATCCGGATATTTTATCGGGGGGGTGGTAAGCTATGCTACCCGGACCAAGATCGATATCCTTAAAGTGCCGGAAGCACTCATCGAAAAGCATTCTGTGGTAAGTGCTGAAGTGGCATCCGCAATGGCAGAAAATATCCGTTCCATGATGAATTCAGATCTGGGGATTGCAACGACAGGAAACGCCGGACCCACAAAAGGTGATTCTGATGCGCCTATCGGTACAGTTTTTATTGCCGTATCTAGTGAAAAGGGAACAATAGTGGAAAAATTTTCAATGGGGAATCATCGCGTAAGGATTGTACAGAAAGGCGTCCATAAGGCCATGGAAATGTTGCGTCAGGAAATTTTAAAATTCTAA
- a CDS encoding fumarylacetoacetate hydrolase family protein has product MKLICIGRNYTEHIKELSNERPDDPVVFIKPDSAVLPKEQAFYIPEFTEEVHYEVEVLVKIKKVGKHIDTRFAHKYYDEIGLGIDFTARDLQAKLKEKGLPWEKAKGFDGAAVIGKWLPKKQFEGMGQLNFDLSKNGEIVQQGNTADMLWSIDELISYVSRFFTLKKGDILFTGTPSGVGKVSPNDYLSGRLEGVEMFRLKIK; this is encoded by the coding sequence ATGAAACTAATTTGCATCGGACGCAACTATACTGAACACATAAAGGAACTTTCTAATGAAAGACCTGATGATCCGGTGGTCTTCATTAAACCAGACTCTGCAGTCTTGCCTAAGGAGCAAGCCTTTTACATCCCTGAGTTTACTGAGGAGGTACACTACGAAGTTGAGGTTCTGGTTAAAATCAAGAAGGTAGGAAAACACATTGATACCCGATTTGCTCATAAATATTATGACGAGATCGGTCTGGGAATCGATTTTACAGCGCGGGACCTGCAAGCAAAACTGAAGGAAAAAGGTTTGCCCTGGGAAAAAGCAAAGGGATTTGACGGAGCCGCCGTTATAGGGAAATGGTTGCCCAAAAAACAGTTTGAGGGTATGGGGCAATTGAATTTTGACCTGTCGAAGAACGGGGAAATAGTACAACAGGGAAATACTGCAGATATGTTGTGGTCCATAGATGAACTCATCAGCTATGTTTCCCGATTTTTTACCTTAAAAAAAGGGGATATACTATTTACCGGTACCCCTTCAGGTGTTGGCAAAGTAAGTCCAAATGATTACCTTTCCGGCAGATTGGAAGGGGTAGAAATGTTTCGATTAAAAATTAAGTAG
- a CDS encoding Hpt domain-containing protein: protein MIYSLDKLNEMADGDDDFVLSVITVFLEEVPQDLEDLEKAIQEDDHENVYKLAHKIKPNVDILGMEQTRAIALEIETLGKDEKNKDIIEARFPALKKDIHQVISELRKDFDV, encoded by the coding sequence ATGATCTATAGTCTGGATAAATTAAATGAAATGGCGGATGGAGACGATGATTTTGTCCTGTCTGTAATAACCGTTTTTCTGGAAGAAGTGCCTCAGGATCTTGAAGATCTCGAAAAAGCCATCCAGGAAGACGACCATGAGAATGTCTATAAACTGGCACATAAAATTAAGCCTAATGTAGACATCCTTGGGATGGAACAGACCAGAGCCATTGCCCTGGAAATTGAAACCCTTGGAAAGGATGAGAAAAACAAAGATATAATTGAGGCCAGATTCCCTGCCTTAAAAAAGGATATTCACCAGGTTATCTCTGAGTTGCGTAAAGACTTCGACGTATAA
- the rpmG gene encoding 50S ribosomal protein L33, translating into MAKKGNRVQVILECTEHKESGMPGTSRYITTKNKKNTPDRLEIKKFNPILKRMTVHKEIK; encoded by the coding sequence ATGGCAAAAAAAGGAAATAGGGTTCAGGTGATCCTGGAGTGTACAGAACATAAGGAGTCCGGCATGCCCGGAACTTCCAGGTACATTACTACCAAAAATAAAAAGAATACTCCAGACCGTTTGGAGATCAAGAAATTCAATCCCATTCTGAAAAGAATGACAGTTCATAAAGAGATAAAGTAA
- the rpmB gene encoding 50S ribosomal protein L28 codes for MSKVCEITGKRAMFGNNVSFSINKTRRRFDVNLSKKRFYIPEEDRWITLKVSARALKSIHKKGISAVLKEARQNGILK; via the coding sequence ATGTCTAAAGTTTGCGAAATTACCGGGAAGAGGGCGATGTTCGGGAATAACGTATCGTTTTCGATCAATAAAACCAGGAGAAGGTTTGATGTGAATCTTTCCAAAAAGAGATTCTATATTCCTGAAGAAGATCGCTGGATTACTTTAAAAGTATCGGCAAGAGCTCTTAAAAGTATACACAAAAAAGGAATTTCTGCGGTTTTGAAAGAAGCACGTCAGAATGGAATATTAAAGTAA
- the rimO gene encoding 30S ribosomal protein S12 methylthiotransferase RimO has protein sequence MRTKTLRKNRINVVTLGCSKNVYDSEVLMGQLRANKKDVVHEEEGNIVVINTCGFIANAKEESVNTILDFVRQKEEGKVEKVFVTGCLSERYKPDLEKEIPDVDAYFGTTDLPNLLKALGADYKHELLGERITTTPKNYAYLKIAEGCDRPCSFCAIPLMRGKHRSTPVEELVLEAEKLAAKGVKELILIAQDLTYYGLDLYKKRNLADLLRALAKVEGIEWIRLHYAFPTGFPMDVLEVMRQEPKICNYIDIPLQHISDPILKSMRRGTTQEKTTRLLKEFREAVPDMAIRTTLIVGYPGEKESDFEVLKSWVQEMRFERLGCFTYSHEENTHAYALEDDVPEEVKQQRANEIMELQAQISWELNQEKIGKTFNCVIDRKEGNYFVGRTEFDSPDVDNEVLIDASKYYLKQGDFAQITITEAADFDLYGIPSN, from the coding sequence ATGCGCACCAAAACTCTTAGAAAAAACAGGATTAATGTCGTTACTCTCGGTTGTTCCAAGAATGTGTACGACTCCGAGGTCCTTATGGGTCAGCTCCGAGCCAATAAAAAGGACGTGGTCCATGAAGAGGAGGGGAATATTGTGGTGATTAACACCTGTGGTTTTATCGCTAATGCAAAGGAGGAGAGCGTAAACACCATTTTAGATTTTGTCAGGCAAAAAGAAGAGGGCAAGGTAGAAAAAGTGTTTGTAACCGGTTGTTTAAGTGAGCGGTACAAACCCGATCTTGAGAAAGAGATCCCTGACGTAGATGCTTATTTCGGCACTACAGATCTGCCCAACTTGCTCAAAGCCCTTGGTGCAGATTACAAACACGAATTACTGGGAGAGCGAATTACAACTACGCCCAAGAACTATGCCTATCTGAAGATCGCTGAGGGCTGCGACCGCCCTTGTTCGTTTTGTGCCATTCCCCTGATGAGAGGCAAGCACCGAAGTACGCCTGTGGAAGAACTCGTGCTTGAAGCAGAAAAATTAGCAGCCAAAGGTGTAAAAGAGCTTATCCTCATTGCGCAGGACCTTACTTATTACGGTCTGGATCTCTACAAAAAGCGCAATCTGGCAGATTTACTTAGGGCACTAGCCAAAGTTGAAGGCATTGAATGGATTCGGCTGCATTACGCTTTTCCCACTGGGTTTCCAATGGATGTTCTGGAGGTGATGCGGCAGGAACCTAAAATTTGTAATTATATAGACATCCCTCTTCAGCATATCTCGGATCCCATTTTAAAAAGTATGCGGAGGGGAACTACTCAGGAAAAAACAACCCGACTCCTAAAGGAATTCAGGGAAGCCGTTCCTGACATGGCCATCAGAACAACACTTATCGTTGGATATCCCGGGGAAAAAGAATCTGATTTTGAAGTCTTAAAATCCTGGGTACAGGAGATGCGTTTTGAACGATTGGGGTGTTTTACTTACAGTCATGAGGAGAATACCCATGCCTATGCTCTTGAGGACGATGTGCCGGAAGAGGTAAAACAACAGCGGGCCAATGAGATCATGGAATTACAGGCGCAGATCTCCTGGGAGCTGAACCAGGAAAAGATCGGAAAGACCTTTAACTGTGTTATTGATCGTAAAGAAGGGAATTACTTTGTTGGCCGTACTGAATTTGATTCTCCGGATGTAGACAATGAGGTGTTAATAGATGCTTCCAAATATTATCTGAAACAAGGAGACTTTGCACAAATAACTATTACTGAAGCCGCCGATTTCGACTTGTACGGTATTCCTTCGAATTAG
- a CDS encoding DUF4295 domain-containing protein, with translation MAKKTVATLQGKSKRLTKAIKMVKSPKSGAYTFVESVMPPEMVNEWLSKK, from the coding sequence ATGGCAAAGAAGACCGTAGCAACCCTTCAGGGAAAATCAAAGAGATTGACCAAAGCGATAAAAATGGTAAAATCGCCTAAGAGTGGCGCTTATACTTTCGTGGAGTCTGTCATGCCTCCGGAGATGGTAAACGAGTGGCTTTCCAAAAAATAG
- a CDS encoding DUF2911 domain-containing protein: MKTGATIGLLFLFLWSVPATAQLEHPKASPFASISQDIGLSSVKVEYSRPAVKGRKLFGGLVPYGRIWRVGANESTKLTTDAELEIQGNVLAPGTYALYAFPEEDRWEVVFHNNTTHWGDGRTAYNPEEDAFRIKVKPRLTDDWQENLLICLDSITHNGAIMQWKWGHTLISIPLVVNTRKIMLEAIEQGLKQSATAQTYYEAARYLQEEGIEYPKALQYLEKAIAIGGDTYYFYRVRAIVQAGLKDYPAAIKSAKRSLSLAEAEGKDEFVRINQENISKWEKLLKE, translated from the coding sequence TTGAAAACAGGTGCTACAATTGGTCTTCTCTTTTTATTTCTCTGGTCAGTACCAGCCACAGCACAGTTAGAACATCCTAAAGCAAGCCCTTTTGCCAGCATTAGCCAGGACATTGGCCTGTCCTCGGTTAAGGTGGAATATTCTCGGCCCGCAGTGAAAGGCCGGAAACTTTTTGGGGGGCTTGTACCATATGGGCGAATCTGGCGGGTTGGAGCTAATGAATCGACAAAATTAACAACAGATGCAGAACTCGAGATTCAGGGAAATGTTTTGGCTCCCGGTACCTATGCATTGTATGCTTTTCCGGAGGAAGACAGATGGGAGGTTGTATTTCACAATAACACCACCCACTGGGGCGATGGCCGTACCGCCTACAATCCGGAAGAAGATGCTTTTAGAATAAAGGTAAAACCGAGGCTAACTGATGACTGGCAGGAGAATCTTCTCATCTGCCTTGATTCCATCACTCATAACGGAGCGATAATGCAATGGAAGTGGGGTCATACCCTAATTTCTATTCCCCTGGTTGTCAATACCCGAAAAATCATGCTGGAGGCCATAGAACAGGGTCTTAAACAATCAGCAACTGCCCAAACTTATTACGAAGCCGCACGGTATTTACAGGAAGAGGGAATTGAATATCCCAAAGCGCTACAATATCTGGAAAAGGCTATTGCCATCGGCGGCGACACTTACTATTTTTACAGAGTTAGGGCGATAGTACAAGCAGGCCTGAAAGACTATCCGGCTGCCATAAAATCGGCCAAACGCTCACTTTCCCTCGCTGAAGCTGAAGGGAAGGACGAATTTGTCAGAATTAATCAGGAAAATATCTCAAAATGGGAGAAATTATTAAAAGAGTAA
- the ftsY gene encoding signal recognition particle-docking protein FtsY, which translates to MSIFKKIFSTEKKQTLDKGLEKSKTSFFSKLGKAVAGKSKVDDEVLDNLEEVLVTSDVGVNTTLKIIERIEKRVAADKYLGTDELNLILREEIAGLLSETHTGEAADFDLPADKKPYVIMVVGVNGVGKTTTIGKLAHQFKNKGRSVILGAADTFRAAAIDQLQVWADRVEVPIVKQKMGSDPASVAFDTLSAAISKEADVVLIDTAGRLHNKVNLMNELSKVKRVMQKVVPDAPHEVLLVLDGSTGQNAFEQAKQFTKATEVSSLAVTKLDGTAKGGVVIGISDQFQIPVKYIGVGERIEDLQVFNKYEFVDSFFS; encoded by the coding sequence ATGAGTATTTTTAAAAAGATATTTTCTACTGAGAAAAAGCAAACCCTGGACAAGGGACTGGAAAAATCCAAAACCAGTTTTTTTTCCAAATTGGGGAAAGCCGTAGCCGGTAAATCCAAGGTTGATGACGAGGTGCTCGACAACCTTGAAGAGGTTCTGGTCACTTCTGACGTAGGTGTTAATACCACCCTTAAAATCATCGAACGTATTGAAAAACGAGTTGCCGCTGATAAATATCTGGGAACCGATGAGCTCAACCTCATCCTAAGGGAAGAAATAGCAGGATTACTCTCAGAAACTCATACAGGAGAAGCCGCCGACTTTGATCTGCCTGCAGACAAAAAGCCCTATGTAATCATGGTGGTTGGAGTCAATGGAGTAGGTAAAACAACAACCATTGGCAAATTAGCACATCAATTCAAAAACAAAGGTCGTTCTGTCATTCTGGGCGCAGCCGATACTTTTAGGGCTGCAGCCATTGACCAGTTACAGGTTTGGGCAGATCGGGTAGAAGTGCCGATCGTCAAGCAAAAGATGGGAAGTGACCCGGCTTCTGTGGCTTTTGACACTCTAAGTGCAGCAATATCCAAAGAAGCGGATGTCGTATTGATAGATACGGCAGGTCGCCTGCACAATAAGGTGAACCTCATGAATGAATTAAGTAAGGTAAAACGCGTGATGCAAAAAGTTGTACCCGATGCACCTCACGAAGTACTTTTGGTCCTCGATGGCTCTACAGGACAAAACGCCTTTGAGCAGGCCAAACAGTTTACAAAGGCTACGGAAGTAAGCTCACTGGCCGTAACAAAACTCGATGGTACCGCAAAAGGAGGGGTAGTGATTGGGATCTCAGACCAATTTCAAATCCCTGTAAAATACATCGGGGTGGGAGAGCGGATTGAGGATCTGCAGGTCTTTAATAAATATGAATTTGTAGATTCTTTCTTCAGTTGA